The following coding sequences are from one Rhinoraja longicauda isolate Sanriku21f chromosome 7, sRhiLon1.1, whole genome shotgun sequence window:
- the pcdh9 gene encoding protocadherin-9 isoform X8, translating into MDMRGFYLFLALVALLTVDSALAQELVYTIQEELPENILLGNIPRDLNISRLNAATGSNANLIYRLVSKAGEVPLLRVSSSTGEIFTTSNRVDREKLCVGTYTDADCFFEVEVVILPNDHFRLVKIKVVVRDVNDNAPMFPSPVINISIPENTLVNSRFPVPSATDPDTGSNGVQRYQLLNGMGAYGLDVVESPEGEKWPQLIVQRSLDREQKDTYVMKIKVEDGGSPQKSSTAILQVTVSDVNDNRPVFKESQLEVRLPENAPLGTSVIQLHATDADVGSNAQVRYLFSPQVSASVRRHFALNSTAGLITVQRALDREETSLHKMTVLATDGSSSPARATVTVNVTDVNDNPPTIDIRYIISPINGTVHLSEKDPVNTKIALITVSDKDTDVNGRVVCYIEKEVPFHLKAVYDNQYLLETSALLDYESTRDYSFRIVASDSGKPSLNQSALVRVRLEDENDNPPVFNQPVIELSVAENNHRGLYLTTISATDEDSGKNAEIVYQLGPNASSFDLDRKTGVLTASRVFDREEQERYIFTVTARDSGNPPLQSQAAVIVTILDENDNNPKFTHNHFQFFVSENLPKYSTVGVITVTDADAGENAEVMASVVGDNDNFILHPVNGVIRSNVSFDRELQSSYTFEVKAIDRGRPVRTSIAKVTINVIDVNDNSPVVIYPPSNTSFKLVPLSAIPGSVVAEVFAVDVDTGMNAELKYSIVSGNTKGLFRIDPVTGNITLEEKPAVADQGLHRLVVNISDLGYPKPLHTLVLVYLYVNDTISNASYINELIRRTMETPLDKNIGDSTQPWQNDDYLTIMIAIVAGAMVVIVVIFVTVLVRCRQSRFKATQRNKQGAEWMSPNQESKQNKKKKRKKRKSPKSSLLNFVTIEESKPDDPAHEPINGTITLPTELEEQTIGRFDWNTTPPTTFKPNSPDLARHYKSGSPQPSFHLKPDTPVSAKKHHVIQELPLDNTFVGGCDTLSKRSSTSSDHFSASECSSQGGFKTKGPLHTRQIPIDFPQISPLS; encoded by the coding sequence ATGGACATGCGGGGTTTTTACCTGTTTCTGGCGCTGGTAGCTCTCCTGACGGTGGACTCCGCTCTGGCTCAGGAGCTCGTCTACACCATTCAAGAGGAGCTGCCCGAGAATATCTTGCTGGGCAACATCCCCAGAGATCTCAACATCTCACGGCTCAACGCCGCCACCGGGTCGAACGCCAACCTGATCTACAGGCTGGTGTCCAAGGCCGGCGAGGTCCCCCTGCTGCGGGTGTCCAGCAGCACCGGCGAGATCTTCACCACCTCCAACCGGGTGGACCGCGAGAAACTCTGCGTCGGCACCTACACCGACGCCGACTGCTTCTTCGAGGTGGAGGTGGTCATCCTGCCCAACGACCACTTCAGGCTGGTCAAGATCAAGGTGGTCGTGCGCGACGTCAACGACAACGCGCCCATGTTCCCCTCCCCGGTGATCAACATCTCCATCCCGGAGAACACCCTGGTCAACAGCCGCTTCCCGGTGCCCTCGGCCACCGACCCGGACACGGGCAGCAACGGGGTGCAGAGGTACCAGCTCTTGAACGGCATGGGGGCTTACGGCTTGGACGTGGTGGAGAGCCCCGAGGGCGAGAAGTGGCCCCAGCTGATCGTCCAGCGCAGCCTGGACCGCGAGCAGAAGGACACCTATGTGATGAAGATCAAGGTTGAGGACGGGGGGAGCCCGCAGAAGTCTAGCACGGCCATCCTGCAGGTGACAGTCAGCGATGTCAACGACAACCGGCCGGTGTTCAAGGAGAGCCAGCTGGAGGTGCGCCTGCCGGAGAATGCGCCTCTGGGCACATCTGTCATCCAACTGCACGCCACCGACGCCGATGTGGGCTCCAACGCCCAGGTCCGATACCTCTTCAGCCCGCAGGTCTCAGCCTCGGTCCGCCGGCACTTCGCACTCAACAGCACGGCGGGTCTGATCACTGTGCAGCGAGCCCTGGACCGGGAGGAGACCTCCCTGCACAAGATGACAGTGCTGGCTACAGACGGCAGCTCCAGCCCGGCCAGGGCCACCGTCACCGTCAACGTTACCGATGTCAACGACAACCCACCGACCATCGACATCCGCTATATCATCAGCCCCATCAACGGCACCGTCCACCTGTCCGAGAAGGATCCGGTCAACACCAAGATCGCCCTGATCACCGTGTCGGACAAGGACACCGACGTGAACGGGAGGGTGGTCTGCTACATTGAGAAAGAGGTGCCTTTCCACCTGAAGGCGGTGTACGACAACCAGTACCTGCTGGAGACCTCTGCCTTGTTGGACTATGAGAGCACAAGAGATTACAGCTTCAGGATTGTGGCATCTGACTCTGGTAAGCCCAGCCTGAATCAAAGTGCCCTGGTCAGAGTGCGCCTAGAGGATGAGAATGACAACCCCCCTGTGTTCAACCAGCCTGTCATAGAGCTGTCTGTGGCCGAAAACAACCACCGTGGCCTCTACCTCACCACCATCAGTGCCACGGATGAGGACAGTGGCAAGAACGCTGAGATTGTCTACCAGCTGGGTCCCAATGCCTCCTCCTTTGACCTGGACCGCAAGACCGGGGTCCTGACCGCATCCAGGGTCTTCGACAGGGAGGAGCAGGAGCGCTACATTTTCACGGTGACCGCCAGAGACAGTGGCAACCCTCCTCTTCAAAGCCAAGCAGCCGTGATTGTCACCATCCTGGACGAGAACGACAACAATCCCAAATTCACTCACAACCActtccagttctttgtgtctgaaAATTTGCCAAAGTACAGCACTGTAGGTGTAATCACGGTGACGGACGCAGATGCCGGGGAGAATGCAGAGGTGATGGCCTCTGTTGTTGGTGACAATGACAATTTTATCTTGCACCCTGTGAACGGAGTTATAAGGTCCAATGTCTCCTTTGATAGGGAGCTGCAAAGCTCGTACACGTTTGAAGTCAAGGCAATAGATCGAGGTAGACCGGTCCGTACCTCCATTGCCAAAGTCACCATCAATGTCATAGATGTCAATGATAACAGTCCCGTTGTAATCTATCCACCTTCAAACACCTCATTCAAACTGGTACCCCTCTCTGCCATTCCTGGTTCAGTGGTGGCAGAGGTATTTGCAGTGGATGTTGACACAGGAATGAATGCCGAACTCAAGTACAGCATCGTCAGTGGAAATACCAAGGGCTTGTTCAGAATTGATCCAGTGACTGGCAATATTACTCTGGAGGAAAAACCCGCTGTTGCAGACCAAGGTTTGCATCGATTGGTGGTAAACATTAGTGACTTAGGGTACCCTAAACCCTTGCACACCCTGGTCCTTGTCTACTTGTATGTGAATGACACGATAAGTAATGCTAGTTACATCAACGAGCTCATAAGAAGAACGATGGAGACGCCATTAGATAAGAACATCGGGGACAGTACCCAGCCTTGGCAAAATGACGATTATCTCACCATCATGATCGCCATAGTAGCGGGGGCAATGGTGGTGATTGTGGTCATATTTGTCACGGTGTTGGTGCGTTGCCGGCAGTCGAGGTTCAAAGCCACGCAAAGAAACAAGCAGGGTGCAGAATGGATGTCCCCAAACCAAGAgagcaagcaaaacaaaaagaagaaaaggaAGAAAAGAAAGTCTCCTAAGAGTTCTCTTCTAAACTTTGTTACCATTGAAGAATCGAAACCGGATGACCCTGCCCACGAACCCATCAATGGGACCATTACTCTTCCAACTGAGCTGGAGGAGCAGACTATAGGTAGGTTTGACTGGAACACAACACCACCTACAACCTTTAAGCCGAACAGCCCAGACCTTGCAAGGCATTACAAGTCAGGCTCACCACAGCCCTCATTTCATCTAAAGCCGGACACTCCAGTTTCTGCAAAAAAGCATCACGTGATTCAGGAGCTCCCTTTGGACAACACCTTTGTTGGGGGGTGCGATACCTTGTCCAAGCGCTCTTCTACGAGCTCAGACCACTTCAGCGCGTCGGAATGTAGTTCCCAAGGCGGCTTCAAGACAAAAGGCCCATTGCACACCAGACAG
- the pcdh9 gene encoding protocadherin-9 isoform X7, translated as MDMRGFYLFLALVALLTVDSALAQELVYTIQEELPENILLGNIPRDLNISRLNAATGSNANLIYRLVSKAGEVPLLRVSSSTGEIFTTSNRVDREKLCVGTYTDADCFFEVEVVILPNDHFRLVKIKVVVRDVNDNAPMFPSPVINISIPENTLVNSRFPVPSATDPDTGSNGVQRYQLLNGMGAYGLDVVESPEGEKWPQLIVQRSLDREQKDTYVMKIKVEDGGSPQKSSTAILQVTVSDVNDNRPVFKESQLEVRLPENAPLGTSVIQLHATDADVGSNAQVRYLFSPQVSASVRRHFALNSTAGLITVQRALDREETSLHKMTVLATDGSSSPARATVTVNVTDVNDNPPTIDIRYIISPINGTVHLSEKDPVNTKIALITVSDKDTDVNGRVVCYIEKEVPFHLKAVYDNQYLLETSALLDYESTRDYSFRIVASDSGKPSLNQSALVRVRLEDENDNPPVFNQPVIELSVAENNHRGLYLTTISATDEDSGKNAEIVYQLGPNASSFDLDRKTGVLTASRVFDREEQERYIFTVTARDSGNPPLQSQAAVIVTILDENDNNPKFTHNHFQFFVSENLPKYSTVGVITVTDADAGENAEVMASVVGDNDNFILHPVNGVIRSNVSFDRELQSSYTFEVKAIDRGRPVRTSIAKVTINVIDVNDNSPVVIYPPSNTSFKLVPLSAIPGSVVAEVFAVDVDTGMNAELKYSIVSGNTKGLFRIDPVTGNITLEEKPAVADQGLHRLVVNISDLGYPKPLHTLVLVYLYVNDTISNASYINELIRRTMETPLDKNIGDSTQPWQNDDYLTIMIAIVAGAMVVIVVIFVTVLVRCRQSRFKATQRNKQGAEWMSPNQESKQNKKKKRKKRKSPKSSLLNFVTIEESKPDDPAHEPINGTITLPTELEEQTIGRFDWNTTPPTTFKPNSPDLARHYKSGSPQPSFHLKPDTPVSAKKHHVIQELPLDNTFVGGCDTLSKRSSTSSDHFSASECSSQGGFKTKGPLHTRQNPPQYSQKYEMETCYG; from the exons ATGGACATGCGGGGTTTTTACCTGTTTCTGGCGCTGGTAGCTCTCCTGACGGTGGACTCCGCTCTGGCTCAGGAGCTCGTCTACACCATTCAAGAGGAGCTGCCCGAGAATATCTTGCTGGGCAACATCCCCAGAGATCTCAACATCTCACGGCTCAACGCCGCCACCGGGTCGAACGCCAACCTGATCTACAGGCTGGTGTCCAAGGCCGGCGAGGTCCCCCTGCTGCGGGTGTCCAGCAGCACCGGCGAGATCTTCACCACCTCCAACCGGGTGGACCGCGAGAAACTCTGCGTCGGCACCTACACCGACGCCGACTGCTTCTTCGAGGTGGAGGTGGTCATCCTGCCCAACGACCACTTCAGGCTGGTCAAGATCAAGGTGGTCGTGCGCGACGTCAACGACAACGCGCCCATGTTCCCCTCCCCGGTGATCAACATCTCCATCCCGGAGAACACCCTGGTCAACAGCCGCTTCCCGGTGCCCTCGGCCACCGACCCGGACACGGGCAGCAACGGGGTGCAGAGGTACCAGCTCTTGAACGGCATGGGGGCTTACGGCTTGGACGTGGTGGAGAGCCCCGAGGGCGAGAAGTGGCCCCAGCTGATCGTCCAGCGCAGCCTGGACCGCGAGCAGAAGGACACCTATGTGATGAAGATCAAGGTTGAGGACGGGGGGAGCCCGCAGAAGTCTAGCACGGCCATCCTGCAGGTGACAGTCAGCGATGTCAACGACAACCGGCCGGTGTTCAAGGAGAGCCAGCTGGAGGTGCGCCTGCCGGAGAATGCGCCTCTGGGCACATCTGTCATCCAACTGCACGCCACCGACGCCGATGTGGGCTCCAACGCCCAGGTCCGATACCTCTTCAGCCCGCAGGTCTCAGCCTCGGTCCGCCGGCACTTCGCACTCAACAGCACGGCGGGTCTGATCACTGTGCAGCGAGCCCTGGACCGGGAGGAGACCTCCCTGCACAAGATGACAGTGCTGGCTACAGACGGCAGCTCCAGCCCGGCCAGGGCCACCGTCACCGTCAACGTTACCGATGTCAACGACAACCCACCGACCATCGACATCCGCTATATCATCAGCCCCATCAACGGCACCGTCCACCTGTCCGAGAAGGATCCGGTCAACACCAAGATCGCCCTGATCACCGTGTCGGACAAGGACACCGACGTGAACGGGAGGGTGGTCTGCTACATTGAGAAAGAGGTGCCTTTCCACCTGAAGGCGGTGTACGACAACCAGTACCTGCTGGAGACCTCTGCCTTGTTGGACTATGAGAGCACAAGAGATTACAGCTTCAGGATTGTGGCATCTGACTCTGGTAAGCCCAGCCTGAATCAAAGTGCCCTGGTCAGAGTGCGCCTAGAGGATGAGAATGACAACCCCCCTGTGTTCAACCAGCCTGTCATAGAGCTGTCTGTGGCCGAAAACAACCACCGTGGCCTCTACCTCACCACCATCAGTGCCACGGATGAGGACAGTGGCAAGAACGCTGAGATTGTCTACCAGCTGGGTCCCAATGCCTCCTCCTTTGACCTGGACCGCAAGACCGGGGTCCTGACCGCATCCAGGGTCTTCGACAGGGAGGAGCAGGAGCGCTACATTTTCACGGTGACCGCCAGAGACAGTGGCAACCCTCCTCTTCAAAGCCAAGCAGCCGTGATTGTCACCATCCTGGACGAGAACGACAACAATCCCAAATTCACTCACAACCActtccagttctttgtgtctgaaAATTTGCCAAAGTACAGCACTGTAGGTGTAATCACGGTGACGGACGCAGATGCCGGGGAGAATGCAGAGGTGATGGCCTCTGTTGTTGGTGACAATGACAATTTTATCTTGCACCCTGTGAACGGAGTTATAAGGTCCAATGTCTCCTTTGATAGGGAGCTGCAAAGCTCGTACACGTTTGAAGTCAAGGCAATAGATCGAGGTAGACCGGTCCGTACCTCCATTGCCAAAGTCACCATCAATGTCATAGATGTCAATGATAACAGTCCCGTTGTAATCTATCCACCTTCAAACACCTCATTCAAACTGGTACCCCTCTCTGCCATTCCTGGTTCAGTGGTGGCAGAGGTATTTGCAGTGGATGTTGACACAGGAATGAATGCCGAACTCAAGTACAGCATCGTCAGTGGAAATACCAAGGGCTTGTTCAGAATTGATCCAGTGACTGGCAATATTACTCTGGAGGAAAAACCCGCTGTTGCAGACCAAGGTTTGCATCGATTGGTGGTAAACATTAGTGACTTAGGGTACCCTAAACCCTTGCACACCCTGGTCCTTGTCTACTTGTATGTGAATGACACGATAAGTAATGCTAGTTACATCAACGAGCTCATAAGAAGAACGATGGAGACGCCATTAGATAAGAACATCGGGGACAGTACCCAGCCTTGGCAAAATGACGATTATCTCACCATCATGATCGCCATAGTAGCGGGGGCAATGGTGGTGATTGTGGTCATATTTGTCACGGTGTTGGTGCGTTGCCGGCAGTCGAGGTTCAAAGCCACGCAAAGAAACAAGCAGGGTGCAGAATGGATGTCCCCAAACCAAGAgagcaagcaaaacaaaaagaagaaaaggaAGAAAAGAAAGTCTCCTAAGAGTTCTCTTCTAAACTTTGTTACCATTGAAGAATCGAAACCGGATGACCCTGCCCACGAACCCATCAATGGGACCATTACTCTTCCAACTGAGCTGGAGGAGCAGACTATAGGTAGGTTTGACTGGAACACAACACCACCTACAACCTTTAAGCCGAACAGCCCAGACCTTGCAAGGCATTACAAGTCAGGCTCACCACAGCCCTCATTTCATCTAAAGCCGGACACTCCAGTTTCTGCAAAAAAGCATCACGTGATTCAGGAGCTCCCTTTGGACAACACCTTTGTTGGGGGGTGCGATACCTTGTCCAAGCGCTCTTCTACGAGCTCAGACCACTTCAGCGCGTCGGAATGTAGTTCCCAAGGCGGCTTCAAGACAAAAGGCCCATTGCACACCAGACAG AATCCTCCACAGTATTCCCAAAAGTATGAGATGGAAACATGTTATGGTTAA